The DNA region GTAAGAAAGTGACGGCAGGGTAATCAGCATTTCCGGTATTGGGTATATGGTAATGGCGCTGCTGTCAGAAAAAGTTCTGCCAAGAGCGTCTGTCATGGTAACAGTCAGCGTATAGCTCCCTTTTTCCACAAAGGTGATGGTACCGCCCTCATCGGAAAGACTGCCGCTGGCATAGTCGGTATAGGGTGCGGCATCACCGCCATTTGCTGAAATACTCCAAGCGGTATTAAGGTTGTCAAGATGGTTTCCGCTGATAGCGACGGAGACAGGTTCACCCGCATAGGAAACCTGCGGCAGCGTAAGCTGTATTTCCGGAATCGGGTGCACGCTGACGGCGCTGCTGTATGAAAAAGTTCTGCCGAGGGCATCGGTCATCGAGGCAGTCAGCACATATTCGCCTTCCTCAGTAAAACGGATTTTTCCTCCCTGGGCGTTGAGCTCACCTTCCACATATTCCGCCAGCTTTACCGCTTTGCCGTCTTTGGTGACGACCCATTCAATGGGCAGAACGCCGATGTTTCCTGTTGTTCTAAGGTCGATGGTTCTGTCCGTGTAGGTTGCCTCCGGCAGCTCGAACCGGATGTCCAGCACAGGATGCACCTCAGTCTTATTCCCATACTCAAAGAGAAAGACCCGGCCTGTGGCATCGGTCACCCTCGCCACCAGCTCGTAAACTCCGGCGTGTTTAAAGCGAATGGTGCCGCCGTTGTTATTCAGCTTGCCATCTACATAAGTCGACCAATCCTGAAAACCATAGGTATTGTCTACCATCCACTCAACGGTTAAACCATCCATTTCCTCTGCGGTTGTTGTGACAGGGATGGCGGTATCGGTATGCGCCGTGGCAGGCAGGCTGAATGTAAAACTTGGGACGGGATAGACCGTCACCGCCGAGGTGTAGCTGTAGGTTCTGCCTGCTCCATCCGTAAAGGATGCTTTCAGTACATATTCACCTTTGGCAATAAAGCGGATGGAACCGCCATCATTGGTCAGCTCGCCTTGGATCGCATCACTGAGTGCAACCGGCTTTCCGTCCTTGGTCAGGGTCCACACTGCCGTAGCCGTGTCAATATTTTGAAAGGTGGCTTCAACGGCAACAAAGGTATCCGTATGGGTGATTTCCGGCAGATAGAAACCAGCTGATCCAACAGGGTAAACCGTGGTTGTTGCCGTGGTTTCAAAGACTCTGCCTGTTATGTCGGTAACCCTGGCGGTCAAGGCGTACACACCTTTTTCCTTGAAACGGATTGTGCCGCCACTGTTTGACAGTTCACCCTCCACATATTCACGGATGGAAACTGCTTCGCCATTGCGGGTCAGGCTCCAATCGGCAGTCAGCCCGTCCATTTCCGTCAGGGTAGTGACAAGATCGATGGTCGTGTCGGTGTGCGCTGTTTCGGGAAGCTCAAACGCCACGCCCGCCACTGGATAAACGGCGACAACCTCGCTGTGGGTGAATCTCCTGCCTGTGGCATCGGTGATAGTGGCGGCGATGTCATAGCTGCCCTTTTCCTTGAAGGCAATCGTACCACCATCATTGGAGAGCCTGCCGTCAATGACGGTATCCCAGGCAACAGCCTCGCCGTCTTTAACTACCGACCATACAATGTCAAGGCTTCCCAGCCCGGAAGCGGTTGCTTTAATGGTGACTGTCCTGTCCGTATGGGTGTACTCCGGCAGCTCAAAGCCTGCGTTTATCACCGGATAGACCGTGATGCTTTTTGAACAGGAGGTTTCTCTGCCGCCGTAGTTTACAGCGGTGGCGGTCAAGGTGTAGCTGCCGCTTTCTTTAAATAAAATTGTGCCGCCCTCTTTGCCCAGGGAGCCGTCTACCGCTTTTCCAAGGTCAATGGGTTGCAGCTCACCAATTGCGGTTTCTTTGGCAAGCGACCATATAAGTGTCTTGGCGTATTTCAAGTCAGGCGTTATGGTGATACTCGTATCGGTATGCGCCGCAGCGGGAAGCTCAAAAGCCACCTGTGCCTTTGGGTGGCTGGCAGAGCCGCCGCCTGAACTGCCGCTTGAATTCCCGCCCGTGTTGTTACCCGTACTGTCGGTAATGTCAGCGGGTGGTTTCTCCTGATCCGGTTTGTCCTTTGCTTCGTTCAGATTATCAATCAGTTCAAAGGCTTCGCCTCTGGTGGTTTCACCGCCCGGACGAATGTTTCCGTCAGGATAGCCGCTGATTAAATCGTCCTCCTTGGCAATACTGACATATCCCTTGTCGGAGTTGTTGATTGCCTCATCGTCGTTAAAACCGGTATTTCCACTGAACTGCTTTGCAGCCTCGCCTTTGCCGATGGCACGCACCAACATCCTGATGATTTCAATGCGGGTAATCGGTTCATCTGGCTTCAGGCTGCCGTCATAATCTGCCGGATCAAGGAGACATATGTCTACGAGGGCCTCGATGTTTTTCTCCGACCAGTGACCGTCAATATCGTCAAAGGTGGGCGGCTCTTTCTCTGCCTCTGTTGTATCAAGCTCCAGATTCCTGACCAGCAGGGCGGCGAACTCGCCTCTTGTAATGGTGTCATCCGGCCTGATGGTTCCGTCAGGGTAGCCCTTAATCACACCCTTTTCCACGAGTCTGATGATGGTCTGTTCCGCCCAATGCCCTGCGATGTCGGGAAAAAGCAGCGTTCCAGCATAGACGCTGCCGCAAAGCAGGAAGGACAGAACAAGGACCATGAGCCAAATTTTTTTGCTTTTCTGTTTCAAAGGTTCTCAATCCTTTCTGTTTATTTTTTTATGGATATTCAAAGAGCCAGGGTCATCGCTTTAGACCTTGGCTCCGTTCCATACTTGAATAATCTTTACTCCCTGGTAATTTCTTCGATGAGGGCAATGAGCTGCGCCGCAAGGGAGAGGAGGGTTTGCTTTTCCATCGTCTTTACGGCAGAGAACACATAAGCCTCCACCGCTTGCGGGGACTGATCCCCCACTTCAATGATGTCAACCTTTTTGGCAGCAACAATACCCTTTTGCACGGTAAGCTTTATAATGTCGCCGTGATTCATCCCGGTGGCGGCGCGAAGCTGCTTGGGAATCAGAATGCGGCCTTTTTCGTCCATTACCTTGTAGACAGGCTTGCTGTTACTCATCATAAACACCTCCGTTTCTTATGACTGCCCGAACGGTTTCGGGATTGATGCCCAGGTCATCAAACAGCTGGCGCAGTTCATCGGGAAGGCTGTCCAGCAGATCTGCCTCCATGATGACAACAGCACCCTTTGCACAGACTATTTCCAGATCGCTGTCCACAGGAATCCCAGCCGCCTCCAGCAGGTCATGGGGCAGGGTGAGTTCGCTTTCCTCATCTTCTGCGAGGGCGGTAATGCCATCAGGGGTG from Bacillota bacterium includes:
- a CDS encoding S-layer homology domain-containing protein; translation: MKQKSKKIWLMVLVLSFLLCGSVYAGTLLFPDIAGHWAEQTIIRLVEKGVIKGYPDGTIRPDDTITRGEFAALLVRNLELDTTEAEKEPPTFDDIDGHWSEKNIEALVDICLLDPADYDGSLKPDEPITRIEIIRMLVRAIGKGEAAKQFSGNTGFNDDEAINNSDKGYVSIAKEDDLISGYPDGNIRPGGETTRGEAFELIDNLNEAKDKPDQEKPPADITDSTGNNTGGNSSGSSGGGSASHPKAQVAFELPAAAHTDTSITITPDLKYAKTLIWSLAKETAIGELQPIDLGKAVDGSLGKEGGTILFKESGSYTLTATAVNYGGRETSCSKSITVYPVINAGFELPEYTHTDRTVTIKATASGLGSLDIVWSVVKDGEAVAWDTVIDGRLSNDGGTIAFKEKGSYDIAATITDATGRRFTHSEVVAVYPVAGVAFELPETAHTDTTIDLVTTLTEMDGLTADWSLTRNGEAVSIREYVEGELSNSGGTIRFKEKGVYALTARVTDITGRVFETTATTTVYPVGSAGFYLPEITHTDTFVAVEATFQNIDTATAVWTLTKDGKPVALSDAIQGELTNDGGSIRFIAKGEYVLKASFTDGAGRTYSYTSAVTVYPVPSFTFSLPATAHTDTAIPVTTTAEEMDGLTVEWMVDNTYGFQDWSTYVDGKLNNNGGTIRFKHAGVYELVARVTDATGRVFLFEYGNKTEVHPVLDIRFELPEATYTDRTIDLRTTGNIGVLPIEWVVTKDGKAVKLAEYVEGELNAQGGKIRFTEEGEYVLTASMTDALGRTFSYSSAVSVHPIPEIQLTLPQVSYAGEPVSVAISGNHLDNLNTAWSISANGGDAAPYTDYASGSLSDEGGTITFVEKGSYTLTVTMTDALGRTFSDSSAITIYPIPEMLITLPSLSYGGEAIPVAVSGRDLDGLNITWSISVNGGAAVPYTDYASGTLSNSGGEISISTDKTIAVKIIAAATDKNNRSFTFTSDTVAVKPIAQCSFTLPSSVHAGTAFQVSMRNVSGLEGKSIVWSLSKDGNAASFTGSITNSGGSIVINTTGTYTLTSSVTDDAGRVFTHSESIAVTNAAPNAPTASATVTRTVKDHKFLVNFTVSASDPDGDAVTYEYSGHSADGYYAAGSHTVKVRAKDAYGVYSDWTDINFTVANSAPSTPIITRTPNGNSVPPNTPVKITASSTDPDGDAITYIWEGRNAETQVYPLGKNTVRVKAVDAAGAESPWTAIVFFVADSTSGGGMTLTGPESVILENGIEGATITEYTFTVPPVSGHSGSDYGRVRGYNVLTGVWDQLDYQTTTNGITFSRTLAPGIYSKLEFYYYTNHNCMYNKSNITYSVKYYFE
- a CDS encoding AbrB family transcriptional regulator produces the protein MSNSKPVYKVMDEKGRILIPKQLRAATGMNHGDIIKLTVQKGIVAAKKVDIIEVGDQSPQAVEAYVFSAVKTMEKQTLLSLAAQLIALIEEITRE
- a CDS encoding AbrB/MazE/SpoVT family DNA-binding domain-containing protein, encoding MKMIEIQSAVDRHGQLTIPASLLRDMGLAAGDTVKLAYISNAPDSIRNTFKEFVITPDGITALAEDEESELTLPHDLLEAAGIPVDSDLEIVCAKGAVVIMEADLLDSLPDELRQLFDDLGINPETVRAVIRNGGVYDE